One window of Papaver somniferum cultivar HN1 chromosome 9, ASM357369v1, whole genome shotgun sequence genomic DNA carries:
- the LOC113309785 gene encoding uncharacterized protein LOC113309785: protein MATVQFISSERRVVKMVMIVMILGLGFFFSSSVEARMGIERQKLEVQKHLKRLNKPPVKTIKSPDGDIIDCVPVAHQMAFDHPFLRNHTIQMRPTYHPEGINFEENKIASSKSSKEKPITQLWHVNGRCSEGTIPIRRTKKADVFRASSVKRYGKKKHKSIPKPRSAAPDLINESGHQHAIAYVEGDKYYGAKATINVWEPKIQQSNEFSLSQLWILGGSFGEDLNSIEAGWQVSPDLYGDNNTRLFTYWTSDAYQATGCYNLLCSGFIQINSEIAMGASIFPTSGYRGSQYDISILVWKDPKEGHWWMQFGNDYVLGYWPSFLFSYLADSASMIEWGGEVVNSNPDGQHTSTQMGSGHFPEEGFSKSSYFRNIQVVDGSNNLRSPKGIGTFTEQSNCYDVQNGNNGDWGSYFYYGGPGKNPNCQ, encoded by the exons ATGGCTACTGTGCAGTTTATCAGTAGTGAGAGAAGGGTAGTAAAAATGGTGATGATTGTAATGATTTTGGGTTTGGGTTTTTTCTTTTCATCTAGTGTTGAAGCTCGAATGGGTATTGAAAGACAGAAGCTTGAAGTTCAGAAGCATTTGAAGCGTTTAAATAAACCTCCTGTCAAAACCATTAAG AGCCCAGATGGAGATATTATAGACTGTGTGCCTGTTGCTCATCAAATGGCCTTTGATCATCCATTTCTCCGGAACCACACTATTCAG ATGAGACCTACATATCATCCAGAAGGCATTAATTTTGAAGAGAACAAAATTGCTTCATCAAAATCGAGTAAAGAAAAACCCATTACTCAACTCTGGCATGTTAATGGTAGATGTTCAGAGGGTACTATACCCATTAGAAGAACAAAGAAAGCTGATGTCTTCAGAGCAAGTTCTGTTAAGAGATATGGAAAGAAGAAACACAAAAGCATCCCTAAACCTAGGTCTGCTGCACCTGATCTGATTAATGAAAGTGGTCATCAG CATGCAATAGCTTATGTTGAAGGAGATAAGTATTATGGAGCTAAAGCAACTATAAATGTCTGGGAACCAAAAATCCAACAATCAAATGAATTCAGTTTATCACAATTATGGATCTTAGGTGGTTCATTTGGTGAAGATCTCAACAGCATTGAAGCTGGTTGGCAG GTCAGCCCAGATCTATATGGAGATAACAACACAAGGCTCTTTACATACTGGACT AGTGATGCATATCAAGCAACTGGGTGCTACAATCTACTGTGCTCAGGCTTCATTCAAATCAACAGTGAAATTGCAATGGGTGCAAGCATCTTTCCCACGTCTGGCTACCGTGGCTCTCAGTATGATATCAGTATACTTGTCTGGAAG GATCCAAAGGAGGGACACTGGTGGATGCAGTTTGGGAATGATTATGTTTTAGGGTATTGGCCTTCATTCTTGTTCTCATACTTAGCTGATAGTGCATCCATGATTGAATGGGGAGGTGAAGTTGTGAATTCAAACCCAGATGGACAGCATACTTCAACACAGATGGGCAGTGGGCATTTCCCTGAAGAAGGGTTTAGTAAATCAAGTTATTTCAGAAATATTCAAGTAGTTGATGGTTCCAATAATCTTAGGTCTCCTAAAGGCATTGGGACTTTTACCGAGCAATCCAACTGTTATGATGTTCAGAATGGCAATAATGGTGATTGGGGCAGCTACTTTTACTATGGTGGTCCTGGCAAAAACCCTAACTGCCAATAG